A region from the Desulfomarina profundi genome encodes:
- a CDS encoding OmpA family protein has protein sequence MKIKFFVILAIFALLLGCAPKENIIVLSKSDNGSVGALKIDSTDGNSVILDQPDMAVITDADETELPAPVHIDSAETTALFQEALAVHPLMPKSFLLYFESNSPQINSSSLKMIEKIISAIKERNSHDIAVIGHTDRTGDDAYNRTLSQKRAQSVYDILISKGIKKEDITMSYHGEGNLLVPTADNIAEPANRRVEVMVR, from the coding sequence ATGAAGATAAAATTTTTCGTAATTTTAGCTATTTTTGCTCTCCTTCTTGGTTGTGCACCAAAGGAAAACATTATTGTTCTCAGCAAATCCGATAATGGCTCAGTGGGTGCCCTGAAAATCGATTCCACTGACGGCAATTCGGTGATTCTTGATCAACCGGATATGGCTGTCATCACCGATGCCGATGAAACCGAGCTCCCCGCTCCGGTCCATATTGACAGCGCGGAAACAACAGCACTTTTCCAGGAAGCCCTCGCAGTCCACCCTCTTATGCCAAAAAGTTTTCTACTTTACTTCGAGTCCAATTCACCTCAAATTAACTCCTCATCACTGAAAATGATTGAAAAAATTATCAGTGCAATCAAGGAACGAAATTCTCATGATATAGCGGTAATCGGTCATACTGACAGAACAGGTGATGATGCATACAACAGGACACTTTCTCAAAAAAGAGCTCAATCAGTATATGATATATTAATTTCCAAAGGAATAAAGAAAGAAGATATCACCATGTCTTACCATGGTGAAGGAAACCTGCTTGTTCCCACGGCCGATAATATCGCCGAACCGGCAAACCGCAGAGTGGAGGTAATGGTTCGATAG
- a CDS encoding erythromycin esterase family protein — MKKWLICIFCFCCLTAASVFSSAEDSLELPVFAVDARQGLPFMLEKIKGKSVFLLGDASHGTEEYYAFRKRVTRHLIKDFGIRVLILEAEWDSVEKIDAYINGLLPSTIGPRQALRQAFTHWPEWVWANEELVEFVLWLKDFNRDLDPDDRIHCYGMDMQQAVGASLESLLKELDPDSRAAKLLSDLVPWWQEYMDDPELYKRRIMDGTEKANLLATEILQSLEKPEIKTRRLLQMLIAVEEYYRTMAEDQYHAWNVRARHMAGFVNDLIHTRSGKKGVVVWAHNNHVGDRDGVNLDDSGITNMGSLLREMVGREKVFTLGSSGYGGTVLGAKEWGLDVQVFRVPPTVEGSVESLLNGTEWENPLLFWADEEQRQLWNRPFLHRGIGVVYDPSSEYPDNYLIINVSQRYDALVFWKKTRSLRLLEMP, encoded by the coding sequence ATGAAAAAATGGCTGATCTGTATTTTCTGTTTTTGCTGTCTTACTGCCGCTTCTGTCTTTTCTTCAGCAGAAGACTCACTGGAATTACCGGTATTTGCAGTTGATGCCCGGCAGGGGCTGCCTTTTATGTTGGAGAAAATCAAGGGGAAATCCGTTTTTCTCTTGGGAGATGCCAGTCATGGAACTGAGGAATATTATGCTTTCAGAAAGCGTGTGACACGTCATCTGATCAAGGATTTCGGGATACGAGTTCTTATCCTGGAAGCGGAATGGGACAGTGTTGAAAAAATTGATGCCTACATAAATGGATTATTGCCATCCACGATCGGTCCAAGGCAGGCTTTAAGACAGGCTTTTACACACTGGCCTGAGTGGGTCTGGGCCAATGAGGAACTTGTCGAGTTCGTACTCTGGCTGAAAGATTTTAACAGGGATCTTGATCCTGACGATCGCATTCATTGTTACGGTATGGATATGCAACAGGCAGTGGGTGCTTCCCTTGAGTCTCTGTTAAAAGAACTGGACCCGGACAGCCGGGCAGCAAAACTGCTGTCCGATCTTGTTCCCTGGTGGCAGGAATATATGGATGATCCTGAACTCTATAAGAGAAGGATCATGGATGGAACGGAAAAAGCCAACCTGCTGGCTACGGAAATCCTTCAATCACTTGAAAAACCTGAAATCAAGACAAGAAGATTGCTGCAAATGCTCATCGCGGTGGAGGAATATTACAGAACTATGGCAGAAGACCAGTATCATGCATGGAATGTTCGTGCCCGCCATATGGCAGGTTTTGTAAATGACCTGATACATACAAGATCCGGAAAAAAAGGTGTGGTTGTCTGGGCACATAACAATCATGTGGGGGATCGCGACGGTGTGAACCTGGACGATTCCGGTATTACCAACATGGGAAGCCTGCTGCGGGAGATGGTTGGCAGGGAAAAGGTGTTTACCCTGGGAAGTTCCGGATATGGCGGCACTGTTCTCGGAGCAAAAGAATGGGGGCTTGACGTGCAGGTTTTCAGGGTTCCTCCCACCGTTGAAGGGTCTGTTGAATCTTTGCTTAATGGTACTGAATGGGAAAACCCCTTGCTTTTCTGGGCAGATGAAGAGCAGCGGCAGTTGTGGAACAGGCCTTTTCTGCACAGGGGAATCGGTGTCGTATATGATCCTTCAAGCGAGTATCCGGACAACTACTTAATCATCAATGTTTCTCAACGATATGATGCCCTTGTTTTCTGGAAAAAAACACGATCATTGAGGCTTCTGGAAATGCCCTGA
- a CDS encoding dynamin family protein: MNEKELQNQLQTKVKKKLAPLFARYKMDFAGLESTMKWKPVVLVIGNYSSGKSTLINELVGQDVQRTGQAPTDDSFTVITSDPGVEPCEIPGSTLVNDASMPFGKFKKYGERLISHMCMKHINSPVLENMAIIDSPGMLDATSEKDRGYDYMAVLGDLAKMADLIVLMFDPHKAGTIKESYTAIRNTLPEKSGEDRIIFVMSRIDECDNLSDFTRSYGTLCWNMSQMTGRKDIPHIYLTYSPEAANLDNIAEGWPRNGKNWWKRSIMPQGFGLIIFLKILIAR, from the coding sequence ATGAATGAAAAAGAACTGCAAAATCAGTTACAGACTAAGGTAAAAAAGAAACTTGCTCCCCTGTTTGCCCGCTATAAAATGGATTTTGCTGGTCTCGAATCGACCATGAAATGGAAACCGGTAGTTCTTGTAATTGGTAACTATTCCTCCGGGAAGTCTACTCTTATTAATGAACTTGTCGGTCAGGATGTCCAGAGAACAGGTCAGGCTCCAACAGATGATTCCTTTACCGTCATCACCTCCGACCCAGGTGTGGAACCCTGCGAAATACCAGGTTCAACCCTGGTCAATGATGCATCCATGCCCTTTGGTAAATTCAAGAAATACGGGGAAAGACTGATTTCCCATATGTGTATGAAGCATATTAACAGTCCGGTTCTGGAGAATATGGCTATTATTGACAGTCCGGGAATGCTTGATGCAACCAGCGAGAAAGATAGGGGTTATGATTACATGGCGGTTCTGGGTGATCTGGCTAAAATGGCTGATCTGATCGTATTGATGTTTGATCCCCATAAAGCAGGTACCATCAAGGAATCCTATACTGCCATCAGGAATACCCTGCCTGAAAAATCGGGTGAAGACCGAATTATTTTTGTGATGAGCAGAATTGACGAATGTGACAATCTCAGTGATTTTACCCGTTCATATGGAACACTCTGCTGGAACATGTCACAGATGACAGGCCGTAAAGATATTCCTCATATTTATCTGACATACTCTCCTGAAGCGGCAAATCTGGATAATATCGCCGAAGGATGGCCCAGGAACGGGAAGAACTGGTGGAAAAGATCAATAATGCCCCAGGGTTTCGGATTAATCATATTCTTGAAGATATTGATCGCCAGGTGA
- a CDS encoding aspartyl protease family protein, with translation MVRDFSVFALGILLLLFYGCVRAAPPEPAQLPQEARPFTPLWVQQSNENPAAVKQQLLSGFSDNLSDPYTIFLAYYDAIGGLEKLKSIKSSYSEGSIRLDGMEGSFRHWEKRPLKYRTEEKFDAVFQTEGDSGQVSWQLDTNGQVLLIKDHESQKRREIARRIELYEHLDRHSPVFTLTLKANTIVKGQECYQIVLTNRINGDISRFFINTNTLLMVKSISSQPDMEVITYYDDYRWIEGIQIPFHDFSTYLPWEKEEETTISRYTINPAVSEDFFAVPRRKRDFRFLTQKHSAVIPFLFAENILYLEVTVIPAWPDPMARTQQANKNPTAAVQPSTVRFSDNVSTRYWVLDSGASMSVIDADYAKELQLQQHGRIKGHGFGDLFSLSFATLPTYRVGSILFDPQTVFVVKNLTAQSYEPEIAGILGYDFLSRFVVEIDYDHKTVTLHDPEHYQCNSCTGTVVEAPLKYRTFTIPVTLDHRYRGDWSLDLGAHTSSIHFSFAEKNNLLQRRGIETISQGISGISFEKTVQFNDMETGGFHIDHPLVSIPLKRGKGATALGEIAGNLGNDILRHFNLILDYENQQVTFMKGKNFRNHPPRDKSGILIGRSEFRHPMISFVAPGSPAQKAGFQAGDIIVNVDDRKISSGTAVLPLRDILREEAGTTHIFTLTRNGQQIRLPLTLENLFPVAPDSGHFQKPQ, from the coding sequence ATGGTCAGGGATTTTTCTGTTTTCGCACTCGGTATTCTTCTCCTGCTTTTCTACGGCTGTGTCCGTGCTGCCCCCCCTGAACCTGCACAGTTGCCCCAGGAGGCCCGTCCATTTACGCCACTGTGGGTACAACAAAGTAATGAAAATCCGGCTGCGGTAAAACAACAATTATTGTCGGGATTTTCAGATAACCTTTCAGATCCTTACACTATTTTTCTCGCCTACTATGATGCTATAGGCGGCCTTGAAAAACTGAAAAGTATCAAAAGCAGTTACAGTGAAGGGAGTATTCGTCTGGATGGCATGGAGGGATCATTCAGGCATTGGGAAAAAAGACCTCTAAAATATCGCACTGAAGAAAAATTTGATGCTGTCTTCCAAACCGAGGGGGACAGTGGTCAGGTTTCCTGGCAACTTGATACTAATGGACAGGTTCTTCTCATTAAGGACCATGAGAGCCAAAAACGCAGGGAAATTGCCAGACGTATTGAACTCTATGAGCACCTTGACCGCCACTCTCCTGTTTTTACCCTGACTCTCAAAGCCAACACAATTGTCAAAGGACAGGAATGCTATCAAATAGTATTGACCAACAGAATCAATGGGGATATTTCCCGTTTTTTTATTAATACAAATACATTGCTGATGGTTAAATCCATATCCAGCCAACCTGATATGGAAGTAATCACTTACTACGATGACTACCGATGGATAGAGGGAATCCAGATCCCTTTTCACGATTTTTCCACCTACCTTCCCTGGGAAAAGGAGGAAGAGACAACAATTTCCCGTTACACAATAAACCCTGCTGTCAGTGAAGATTTTTTCGCTGTTCCCCGGCGAAAACGTGATTTCCGCTTTCTCACACAAAAGCATTCTGCAGTTATTCCTTTTCTTTTTGCTGAAAACATACTCTACCTTGAAGTTACAGTTATACCGGCATGGCCGGATCCAATGGCTCGGACCCAACAAGCAAACAAAAATCCGACTGCGGCAGTGCAACCTTCAACAGTGCGATTTTCAGATAATGTCAGTACACGTTACTGGGTACTGGACAGCGGGGCATCCATGTCCGTTATTGATGCTGATTACGCGAAAGAACTCCAACTGCAACAACACGGCCGGATCAAGGGCCATGGCTTTGGCGATCTTTTTTCTCTTTCATTCGCCACTCTCCCCACATACCGTGTTGGTTCTATTCTTTTTGATCCACAGACAGTTTTTGTGGTAAAAAATCTAACAGCCCAAAGCTACGAACCTGAAATTGCCGGAATACTGGGCTATGATTTTCTCTCTCGCTTTGTGGTGGAAATTGACTATGATCACAAGACAGTCACCCTCCATGACCCCGAGCACTACCAATGTAACAGCTGTACCGGAACCGTGGTTGAAGCACCTCTCAAATACAGAACATTTACAATACCTGTAACTCTTGACCATAGATACAGGGGTGACTGGTCGCTTGATCTGGGAGCCCATACCAGCTCGATCCACTTTTCCTTTGCAGAAAAAAACAACCTACTCCAACGCCGGGGAATAGAAACTATCAGCCAGGGGATTTCCGGAATCAGTTTTGAAAAAACAGTCCAGTTTAACGACATGGAAACAGGCGGTTTTCATATTGATCATCCACTTGTCTCCATACCGCTGAAGCGGGGCAAAGGGGCAACGGCTCTTGGAGAAATTGCCGGTAATCTTGGAAACGATATTCTTCGTCACTTCAATCTTATTCTCGATTACGAAAATCAACAGGTAACTTTCATGAAAGGAAAGAATTTCCGGAATCATCCGCCGAGGGATAAATCGGGAATACTGATCGGCAGGTCCGAATTCAGGCACCCTATGATTTCTTTTGTGGCTCCAGGTAGTCCGGCACAAAAGGCCGGTTTTCAGGCAGGAGACATCATAGTTAACGTTGATGATCGAAAAATATCCTCCGGCACAGCTGTTCTTCCTCTGCGCGATATTTTGCGGGAAGAGGCGGGAACCACACATATTTTCACCTTAACCCGCAATGGTCAACAGATACGGCTGCCACTGACACTGGAAAACCTGTTTCCCGTTGCACCTGATTCAGGGCATTTCCAGAAGCCTCAATGA